The nucleotide window TGCATCcatatgtgtgagagagtggcGTGTGCTTGTGCGGTGTATGTCGGAGTATGAGAGAGCttacttgtatgtgtgtgtgtgtgtgtgtgtgtgtgtgtgtttgtgtttctgcacaaaTAAGAGATTTCTATTCCTTACCTGGGTCTTCCTCCATAATGTTGAGTGCCTCTATAGCAGCAGCTGCCAACATTGgtggcagggaggcagagaagcaGTAGCCTTGCCCAGACAGACGCTgtaagacaaacaaaaaaatataccaCTTTTCACTGagtgttttattacattacgACATTTTGCGCGCAACAGCCACCACAGTTCTGATAACTCAAAATTCACTtgacaaatatgaaatgtgtatatgacactactactgaaaataaatggtttttaaaatattttcctaCACAGACATTAAGGCTTATGATTTAACACAATTGTGGTGAGATTACTCATGTCTAATTAGGCAGGCTAGCTGTAGCTGTTTATTTTGGGCTTTCCACATCTTCATGACTGAGACTGGCTCCGCAAAGAACTGTGGATGACTTTCCATCTCTTCCTGCCCTtcaaaaacttttcaaaaacatgtgGAACCTAATGTGggtgttattttgtcattttgggAACCTCTAAGCCTTGTGTGCCTTTCCTAAATTATTTGGGAAGTCTATTTGTGGAGATTAATACttcaaatgttttgttaaagTACATGAATCaacaaacacaatttgaaaaGCCCTCATGAAAGGGTATACAGAAGCAGTTTTATATAGCTTTATATAAACAGTTGGAGCAACTTGTTCCTGCTCAACACATTGATTAAGCCATCTTTTTTACCACTGAACAGCTGTAAAAGGCACCTACATGTTAATACAACATGGCATAGGCATTTTGCCAATACAAATATCATGATGAAATTATCATCATGAAAAAGTTCAAGCCAATGTACCAGTGACGGCGGCTTAAATTCTAAGCATAAACAAATGTTAAAGTTGAAAGAAATCAAAAGCCACTCTAACATTCTGTAAGACAAACTGGACATACAGTAGCTAACCAGGCAGCAGAATTGTCAGTTGCTAGCAAGTCACATCCCTTGTAAATACTGTACTAAAATAATGTTGTACTTCTTATACATGACAAATACAGGGGAAATCAGACTTTCTAAGTTTTTaagctgttttcagtttcaaatggtGAATGGGTTAACCTAAACCTGAGAATTTTGTAAGATCTGGATTCAAAGGGAAAGCATTTGTTGTAATGAAACCATAGTTTTCTACCCAGCAGCTCACCTTAAGAAAAAAGAGGTAGGAAATTTGTCACTCTGAGTGGAAATACCTGATGGTCTATGACGAAGGATCGTCCACAGCAGAAGCCACCAATAGAGGCCACTGCGTTCTCCATGTTTGCGCTAATGAGGTCGATGTCATCAATCTGACAGGAAAGGAAAAGCAGTAAATCAAAATCAGAGAAAGAATACACTAAAACAAATCATATTCAGAGATTCGTGCCCATCTATCTCAGGACAGGCTACCATTTTGAAGGGCCAGTTTAGCTGATAAGTGAGAGCCTACTCACATTGACCCCAAAGTGCTCTGTGACCCCTCGCCCGTGCTCTCCCAGCACGCCGAAGGACATGCTCTCCTCCAGGAAGATCCGGACCTTGTACTTGTACTTTAGCTTCACCTGTTGATGATGAGGAGAGTATTTCAGATATGTAGCACTCTACTGGTTATCGAATACCAAATCTCAGGCATCActttatataaaaatacttaAGAATATTAAATAGCTAGAGCTGTGCACTAAATGAGAAagttatgacaaaaaaattctgaaGCATCACACAAGAAATGACCTTACTTCCATTAGGAATTCAAAATAATCCAAATCAGTGTTGCGTTTCTGTACACAAATCACCAAGCGTTTTTAAATTCTCTAAAACTTCTAATATAGAGctatgtgcatgcattttaacagtCCTTGGAGACCAACAGCTGAGGAGaaggaaatattttatgtacatttttcattgctgtgtCACAATTACAGACAGAAGGCATGTACAAGTTGTTAAATCCAATACAGAATGTAAATAAAGATGATAAAGCAGACTTCTAGATACTACAGTTTGTTCTTCATCAAGAATGACAAATTACAGTTACGCATGAATACTCCAATTAGAGAGAATTATCTTAATTAGCTCAGAATGCTGCCTGCTCCCATATTGAGAATTGATTACCATGTATGGGAAAACTGAAGTGCAAGAAACCGCCATCTGtgactaaaacaaaacaatgcactCTTCTGACAACACTTGATGAATTGCTTTCTGCGAGCTGTTTTTCACCATGATCCTAATTCTTTCCATGATTCTATACCACAAACTGGGCAAAGTTTTCAAACGGAAGAATACACAAGCCCAGTGTGAATTCAGGTCATGAATTCAAGAACTgtatacaaaaatgaatgtacagtGCAGGGGATCTTACCAGCTCTGGAAGGGGACAAACATCTCCCGTGTTTATGTACAGACCCTCCACAACAATGAACCTCCTGGTGACACGAGCCTTCCGAGGATTCTACAACAAAGAGCACAAATCTATCACCATGTTCTAGAACTGTGTACGGTTTGCTATGGCAGAATTCCAGCACACTGTTCTCACCTTCTGGTCCTCGAGTTCCTGCTCTTTGAGTAACCTCTCCAGGTCTTCCATGTCATTGTGTTTGAAGTACTTGATAAAACTTCGAGAGGCCTGGAGTCCCTTCTGGATGGAGAAACACGCCGCCTCGTCTCTGGGTCAGCAACAAATTCACAGCCTCCTCAGACACGATGAATCGCTTTTCATATAGCCTCATGTGGCTTTTTAAATCAATGCTGTTTTGAGGAAGGTTCAGtactcacacaaatacaatgtCCCCCCTCTTGGAGTATGCAGGGATAGCGCTAGCTATTGTTGCAAAGCCATATGAGTAGATAATTGCTTCCTCTGTTCTCATGAATTTCGCCAAGCGATCCTCCAACTCCAAGTGAACATCTAGGTGAGCATAAGTCTCAGGTCAGAGCTACATCCAGGTTAAgggtgaaataaaataatacaggaCTAGGTATACAAGGCtgatatgtttaaaaacatttctggttatttgttttttacagtaCCAAGTACCAAACAGAGTACCAAAActgaacatatttcatatttgccagaaattctccaaaaaaaaaaaaaaaacaaacaaaccgtTGGTCTACTTTGGTACTAACCAAAAGTTCCGTAAAATCCTCTTGGGCCACAGGTACCGACACCGTACTTTTTTAGAGATGCTAatgcttttttctgtgaagaCGGGAAAACAAACAGTTATGAGTATCCGATGACTTTTCCTCCCCTTATACTGGCATTTCAGTCAAATATAAACTGAAGAACAGGGACACATTCACCACAGTTAGGAGTTACCTGAACACCTCTCTGCACTGATTTCAGTATGGTTACCCTCCAATTGTTGTTTCATGCCAGTTGAATCATTAGAGCAGTGGTCCTTTGTCCCGGAATTGTTTCAGCCCAGGGCTTTAAACCACATACCCCTTTATGATGTCTGTCCCCTCAGTTTTACTACATGTGATTATTAACCTTGATCCCAATTACCTGCTACAACCCTTTGAAGTACCCCTGGGGGCACGGGTACCCCTGGCTGGAAACCTCTGCATTACCGCATTTAGATTGcatacactgaataaataaccatactgagagagaggaaaaaaagggagaggaagggagggggagggagagacggagggaaggcagagagagatttatctgtaaataaaatgccagtttttctttcagaatgaCCCCGCTGGCGTTTTGATGTCTCCTGCAAATGCAATCACTCGCCAGTCTGCAGAACATGAGTAATTTCTATCCTAATCCAAAAACAACTTGGTTACATGGTGCAATCAGTCATGCAAATTAAATCCACAGGCAAAACTCCCTATTAGCTTGGAAAACAAATTAGGCCGGTGTCTGCGCTAAAAACAAATACCGACCTTCACTCGCTCATTGTCTAGGAGACCCAAGAAGTTAAACGAGGCAAAGTTAATGCACTCTTTTCCATTGACGACGATCTTGTGGCTTGGCGGCCTGTCAAAGTAAAACAGTGTAATtagctaaaacaaacacagctcacTGGATGGGCTTCGTTTCATATTCCATCTCCAAAATACAGATCCTCTTTGTGCTGCTAATCCACTGATTTGACAGCctaacaagaaaataaatattgcatgacCTTACAGTATATCATAAATATAAAGCATGTTTACTTggatgaaatattacatttgggACACATGACTGTAGCCTtttgttcagaaatgtttttacaatAAGGCGGCAGGTGGTCTACAACCAGTAAAAATGTCGCCATTGAGAGGCAGATTTCTGAATGATGCTTTTGGAATTGGGGGGGATGGTTGGTCAACAGCACCAAACCATGTCTTCATCAATAAATGGCCACTCCTTCACAAAGTCTCAATATGGGGAGGCACATACATACGTATGGTACATACCCAGTGACGATGTCATAATTGAGGGACGGGTGGTCCTTGGACACAGGTGGGACAAGGGGTTCCGGCTGCCACTCTTCGATCAGTTCCTCCTTTTCCTGTAACACAGGAAGCCAAAACATAAAGTGGGCTCTCCATCTCCCTAAGCCCCCTGGATGTTTCCACATTTtgattatacttttttttatcagtatcCAAAACAAGTACTCAATCCATCAATCAAGCTTTCTACTATTAAACAAATGTTACCATTTCAAACCCATAACAAGGGATGACCGGACACCCCTCATCACAGCTGCCCTGCTTTACCTTCTCTGTGAGGTCCGACCTCTCCTGTAACTTGTACGTCTTTGAAAACAGAAGCCGAATAATCCACAAAATGAGGATGCCCTCCAAGATCAAATGGTACGCAGGTGCCTGAAGGAGGAAAAGAACATTGTAAACGGTGACATGACAGTTCTTAGAAGACCCCTTTAACCAGTGCAACTTAGTTGTTATTATTtgcttttccccctttgtgCACCTGTCTTTTTTGGGAATCACCCATTGAACATTGCAGTCTGTCACTCTGACATCCAATGGACTCATGCAGGAGTGCAAGGCTAgtaaatgcaatcctccaatagACTCCAACCGTTTTTCACGCTGCAAGTCACTTTCACTTGCCCTGATCTAGTTCTGCTCTCACCTCACTGGAACAGCCTGACTGACATCCggataaagaaaaagaaacataatgAAGAGCGATACTACAATAATATGAAGATTTAAAGGATGCTGTTTGGTCCTCAGCCCcctccacattttaaaaatgaaaaatacccGAATATCTGTTTGAAGAGTATGCTGTACTTATTGGATTAGGGAATTCAACACCAGGCCCCGTACTGCCAGTATGATCACAACACAAGTTTCAAAGGCACCAAGGACTATCCCCTTAAAAACACCTCAAAATGTTACAATACAATTATTACATGTTTCTATCTATCATTACTCAAAATGAATGTGAGTGACCCCTATGGGCTCTGTGTTTCACCAAACGCAGTTGATCACCTGTATATATTAAGTCTAATACCTGACACAATCATGCGACGGAGAACGTGGatgggggaaaaagaaacataacCAGCATTGCAGGGCCAGGATTGTCTACATTTG belongs to Megalops cyprinoides isolate fMegCyp1 chromosome 5, fMegCyp1.pri, whole genome shotgun sequence and includes:
- the sptlc1 gene encoding serine palmitoyltransferase 1, giving the protein MASGQQWVLVEMVQAFYEAPAYHLILEGILILWIIRLLFSKTYKLQERSDLTEKEKEELIEEWQPEPLVPPVSKDHPSLNYDIVTGPPSHKIVVNGKECINFASFNFLGLLDNERVKKKALASLKKYGVGTCGPRGFYGTFDVHLELEDRLAKFMRTEEAIIYSYGFATIASAIPAYSKRGDIVFVDEAACFSIQKGLQASRSFIKYFKHNDMEDLERLLKEQELEDQKNPRKARVTRRFIVVEGLYINTGDVCPLPELVKLKYKYKVRIFLEESMSFGVLGEHGRGVTEHFGVNIDDIDLISANMENAVASIGGFCCGRSFVIDHQRLSGQGYCFSASLPPMLAAAAIEALNIMEEDPEIFTLLREKCKHVHKALQGIPGLRVVGESFTPALHLQLEKSSGSRDTDVKTLRSIVEYCLERQIALTQARYLEKEERFLPPPTIRVVVTIEQTEEEIGKAAALIREAAVAILK